One window of Micromonas commoda chromosome 1, complete sequence genomic DNA carries:
- a CDS encoding predicted protein, with translation MSLIMGVGSGVLALALLLIGAFALCYLGQGGRHSSRVTAIVSIIFVMIAILLLSSPRGDTRRTDIEAEIEGYDNRVTQRALMMSSMTLAIVSAISALGAFHILPPAYAKTIDEHSGIVKIKS, from the exons ATGTCCCTTATCATGGGCGTCGGCAGTGGGGTTCTCGCCCTCGCACTTTTGCT GATCGGCGCATTCGCTCTTTGTTACCTTGGTCAAGGTGGTCGCCATTCAAG TCGCGTGACGGCTATCGTCAGCATCATCTTTGTCATGATCGCCATTTTGCTGTTATCTTCGCCACGTGGCGACACTCGAAGGACCGATATTGAAGCAGAAATCGAG GGATATGATAACAGGGTTACCCAACGCGCGCTCATGATGTCTTCGATGACACTAGCAATAGTATCAGCTATAAGCGCACTAGGGGCTTTTCACATTCTTCCGCCCGCATACGCAAAAACTATCGATGAGCACTCAGGTATCGTGAAGATTAAAAGCTGA
- a CDS encoding predicted protein, producing MVLEATMLCIDNSDHVRNSDYLPSRLQAEGDAVNLLAGAKTQSNPENSVGVLSLAGKVPRVLVTPTDDLGQVLNAVHGISTGGSIKLSTGVQVAHLALKHRQNKHQRMRIVLFVGSPVCASKDELTSVGKKLRKCNVAVDVISFGDIEQNSEKLEAFVAAVNKNDNSNIVTVPPGAIIADVLLSTRVFMADDNITNGASSFAAAAAAASSQAAVRGYARDGAIADGADDPALMLALRVSLEEERARQEAQMKDTDDASSEEKNAAAHLICAQDTIAKGSGKPPSPIVDPLSLDEEALLQRAFALSMAEEHAITTGKTGNDNQDTMTGSDAGLQMESQENTISLAAHAADFQDNEPCIDPILSSLPAGEGDEEKDSPRESRRSQQESKHSKTS from the exons ATGGTGCTCGAGGCCACCATGCTCTGCATCGACAACAGCGACCATGTTCGCAACTCGGACTACCTTCCTTCAAGGCTGCAG GCTGAGGGGGATGCCGTCAACCTTCTGGCTGGGGCTAAAACACAGTCAAATCCTGAAAATAGCGTTGGTGTCCTCAGTCTCGCAGGCAAGGTTCCTAGGGTTCTAGTTACTCCAACCGATGATCTCGGGCAGGTGCTCAACGCTGTCCATGGCATATCCACTGGCGGCTCAATCAAACTCTCAACAGGAGTCCAG GTTGCGCATCTGGCGCTAAAACATCGTCAAAACAAACACCAACGCATGCGAATCGTGCTTTTTGTAGGAAGTCCTGTGTGTGCTAGTAAAGATGAGCTTACATCAGTCGGGAAAAAGTTACGAAAGTGTAATGTTGCAGTTGATGTGATCAGCTTCGGGGACATAGAGCAGAACTCAGAGAAGTTGGAAGCTTTCGTCGCCGCTGTCAACAAAAATGATAATAGTAACATCGTCACCGTTCCACCAGGCGCCATCATCGCTGACGTGCTTTTAAGCACACGGGTCTTCATGGCCGATGATAACATCACAAATGGTGCCAGCAGCTttgctgctgctgccgcTGCAGCTTCAAGCCAGGCTGCAGTTAGAGGGTATGCGAGGGATGGTGCAATTGCAGACGGTGCTGATGATCCTGCTCTCATGTTAGCATTGCGTGTATCGTTAGAGGAGGAGCGTGCGAGACAGGAAGCTCAAATGAAAGACACGGACGATGCAAGTAGTGAGGAGAAGAACGCTGCAGCACACCTCATCTGCGCACAAGATACAATAGCTAAAGGATCGGGCAAACCTCCTTCCCCAATCGTCGATCCTTTGTCGTTGGACGAAGAAGCGCTTCTGCAGCGTGCCTTCGCCTTATCCATGGCAGAGGAACACGCCATCACTACAGGTAAGACTGGAAACGACAATCAAGATACAATGACAGGCTCCGATGCTGGTTTGCAGATGGAGAGTCAAGAGAATACAATAAGCTTGGCCGCTCATGCTGCTGACTTTCAGGATAATGAACCATGCATTGACCCGATCCTTTCCTCTCTACCTGCTGGTGAAGGCGATGAAGAAAAAGACTCGCCACGGGAATCTCGTCGATCGCAGCAGGAATCTAAGCATTCAAAAACCTCTTAA
- a CDS encoding predicted protein produces the protein MYMKQSRYCIYICTFEGTFIRTFVRNKFRDISIHLLIKPEHVLAPVKTKVDLTIILQLSRPWRYFRLLMIIRACQLRILPATSQRVTDAVDALRRERIIAVPTDTLYGLAAGAHSDKSIRRLYAAKRRSETVPIAICVSDAKDVERYADTKHLAEGLLDELLPGPVTVLLSQKSSADLPSSLNPNSRLMGIRIPKSDFIRAVARQYGHALALTSANQSGSASTLDLNEFTELWDDCAFVFDGGRIVSGRVGSSIVDLSLPGTFSVQRRGDKYEDTRKTLMKFGLRQLPD, from the exons atgTATATGAAGCAATCAAGGTACTGTATATATAtatgtaccttcgaaggtaccttcattcgtaccttcgttcgtaatAAGTTTCGTGACATATCTATACACTTATTAATAAAACCCGAACATGTATTAGCTCCTGTGAAGACGAAAGTTGACCTGACAATAATCTTACAACTCTCCCGACCCTGGCGCTACTTCCGGCTTTTGATGATAATTCGCGCATGTCAATTGCGCATCCTTCCCGCGACGAGTCAACGAGTCACTGAT GCTGTCGACGCGTTACGACGAGAACGGATCATCGCGGTTCCAACG GACACGCTGTACGGTTTAGCAGCGGGTGCACACTCGGACAAAAGCATAAGG AGACTGTATGCTGCCAAGCGAAGATCCGAAACGGTCCCGATCGCAATATGCGTTTCTGATGCAAAG GATGTTGAACGCTATGCAGACACAAAGCATCTGGCAGAAGGACTACTCGAT GAGCTTCTCCCAGGACCTGTTACGGTCCTGCTGTCTCAAAAAAGCTCTGCAGATCTCCCG TCGAGTTTGAACCCCAACTCTAGACTTATG GGCATCAGGATACCGAAGTCAGACTTCATCAGG GCGGTGGCTAGGCAATATGGCCACGCGTTGGCACTAACTTCTGCGAATCAGAGCGGCTCTGCTAGCACACTTGATTTGAACGAGTTTACTGAGCTATGGGATGAC TGCGCTTTCGTTTTTGATGGTGGCAGGATCGTATCTG GAAGAGTAGGGTCATCAATAGTTGATCTTTCCCTGCCTG GGACATTTTCGGTGCAACGCAG AGGGGACAAGTACGAAGATACAAGA AAAACTCTGATGAAATTCGGATTGCGTCAGCTTCCTGATTGA
- a CDS encoding glycosyltransferase family 2 protein (candidate b-glycosyltransferase), producing the protein MKSLIQHADIASVMQDINSRESNDKSFPSVSIIIPVHNSIEWIEECLVSVIDQTYVGRIQVSLYDDASNDGSDIMIHAWRSLFQQFGISTVASGRCWGYHQNNGQLLFCNIHDYHSCHAGGIGHGKNMATCQSTGSYLLFLDADDVMFPTRLEKQLQLAAKNPGAILGGCWKRLPAGSTEHYESWANVLEYERLWLEQFREVTVQMPTWCMSRSVYDALGGFVESPPGDGEVGIDYDCGLVQLIARTCPYLLFECHPVNHPSNMNPKSYLRTLLDPLHLGEDFIFFQSFLDSFGPINYDGGHSSIARAGTPENPTLMYRWSPESGTSRVSRRQLARIRVAAFERRILSQASWSHFSIWGAGRDSHVFFSELSKKAQSQVVAFVDLDSGKCGTAYTNHHCGTPTTIPIVHFKEFSEYLRKERAALNDSGSVPVVACVAKRRKGEGCAGDLESNIGTLGLLEGLSLWYCY; encoded by the exons ATGAAATCATTGATCCAGCACGCCGATATCGCTTCCGTTATGCAGGATATCAATAGCCGTGAATCAAACGACAAGTCATTCCCATCTGTCTCAATTATCATACCAGTTCATAATTCAATCGAATGGATTGAAGAATGTCTGGTTTCCGTTATTGATCAGACATATGTTGGGCGCATTCAGGTTAGTCTATATGACGATGCGTCGAACGATGGCTCAGATATTATGATCCACGCATGGAGATCACTTTTCCAGCAGTTTGGAATATCTACCGTTGCATCAGGGCGTTGCTGGGGATACCATCAGAATAACGGGCAATTGTTATTTTGCAATATTCATGATTATCATTCATGCCATGCAGGAGGTATAGGTCATGGCAAAAACATGGCAACATGTCAGTCCACGGGATCGTACCTTCTTTTCCTTGACGCCGATGACGTAATGTTCCCAACACGACTGGAAAAACAGCTTCAACTTGCAGCCAAAAACCCTGGAGCAATCCTTGGAGGTTGCTGGAAACGTTTGCCGGCGGGCTCAACCGAACATTATGAATCTTGGGCAAATGTCCTTGAATATGAACGACTTTGGCTCGAACAGTTTCGCGAAGTCACAGTTCAAATGCCAACGTGGTGCATGTCTCGTTCTGTCTATGATGCACTTGGCGGATTTGTGGAATCGCCCCCTGGGGACGGAGAGGTAGGCATTGATTATGATTGCGGGCTGGTTCAACTGATCGCACGAACCTGCCCATACTTGTTATTTGAATGTCATCCCGTCAATCATCCTTCCAATATGAATCCTAAATCATACCTTCGTACTTTATTGGACCCTCTTCATCTGGGCGAGGACTTCATCTTTTTTCAATCATTTCTCGATTCATTTGGTCCCATCAATTATGATGGTGGGCATAGTTCTATTGCACGAGCAGGGACCCCGGAGAACCCTACTCTGATGTATCGTTG GTCACCCGAGTCTGGAACATCGCGTGTATCTCGTAGACAGTTGGCTCGGATTCGGGTTGCTGCGTTTGAACGACGTATCCTATCGCAGGCTTCATGGAGTCATTTTTCCATCTGGGGTGCAGGCAGGGATAGTCATGTGTTTTTTTCGGAGCTCAGCAAAAAAGCCCAAAGTCAAGTTGTGGCTTTTGTTGATCTAGATTCAGGAAAGTGTGGAACTGCATACACCAATCACCATTGTGGTACTCCGACAACCATACCGATCGTTCACTTCAAGGAGTTCTCAGAATATCTTCGCAAGGAGAGAGCTGCATTGAATGATTCCGGTAGTGTGCCGGTTGTGGCATGTGTTGCAAAACGCCGGAAGGGCGAAGGCTGCGCAGGAGATCTTGAGTCCAACATCGGAACTCTGGGGTTGCTTGAAGGGTTATCCCTTTGGTATTGTTACTGA
- a CDS encoding predicted protein gives MGTAGTPMVDNAGDEDEESSDEEEEVVMETARKLECDSAWKNHARVQVTLPAGMQPNVVHINTFCSNENNKLWGEIGYTEVAALPHTATNRFKITDDLVKAYAKIAARANDLGLSKPAEDGGSKVMLMPLVTETLQRQGMVRRRSRRRRRRWRRPPHRRRRHTRLWARRMTPSPSTSTSLSETRAPSRDGWDGDGCFESRSKAARSVIWI, from the coding sequence ATGGGGACCGCGGGCACCCCGATGGTCGACAATGCTGGGGACGAGGATGAAGAGTCGTCCGACGAAGAGGAAGAAGTCGTGATGGAAACGGCGAGAAAGCTCGAGTGCGACAGCGCATGGAAGAATCACGCCCGAGTCCAAGTGACACTGCCCGCGGGGATGCAGCCGAACGTCGTGCACATCAACACCTTTTGTTCCAACGAGAACAACAAGTTGTGGGGGGAAATCGGGTACACGGAGGTGGCCGCCCTTCCCCACACGGCGACCAATCGCTTCAAGATCAccgacgacctcgtcaaGGCATACGCGAaaatcgccgcgcgcgcgaatgACCTCGGGCTCAGCAaacccgccgaggacggcggctcCAAGGTCATGTTGATGCCGCTGGTGACGGAAACGTTGCAGAGGCAAGGAATggtgaggaggaggagccggcgccggcgacgccgttggcgacgaccgccccaccggaggcggcgccatACACGCCTCTGGGCACGCCGGATGACCCCGTCACCATCGACATCGACCTCGCTCAGTGAGACACGCGCCCCCTCGCGGGATGGATGGGATGGTGATGGTTGTTTTGAGAGCCGCTCGAAGGCCGCTCGAAGTGTTATATGGATTTGA
- the YVDD gene encoding predicted protein (lysine decarboxylase-related protein), translating to MKFERICVFCGSASGTRIEYARATVELGQELISRGYGLIYGGGSVGLMGDIAIAVSSGGGKVTGIIPKSLEPVEISGHSVGDVVIVKDMHERKARMFKDSDAFIALPGGFGTLEELLEVMTWRQLGHHDKPIGCLNVAGYFDLFLSFLETAVDEGFISSSAKKMLITARTPAELLDEMEKSTKNLRESRRALVKN from the coding sequence ATGAAGTTCGAACGCATCTGCGTTTTCTGCGGTAGCGCATCAGGTACCCGGATCGAATACGCAAGAGCTACAGTTGAGCTTGGACAAGAACTTATTAGTCGAGGCTATGGTCTGATATACGGTGGAGGTAGTGTTGGTCTCATGGGCGATATAGCGATCGCCGTTAGTTCCGGCGGGGGGAAAGTCACGGGCATCATTCCAAAATCTCTCGAGCCAGTGGAAATATCGGGCCATTCCGTCGGTGACGTGGTGATAGTTAAGGACATGCACGAGCGCAAAGCCCGAATGTTTAAAGATTCCGACGCTTTCATCGCGTTACCTGGCGGCTTCGGAACACTTGAGGAGCTACTTGAGGTCATGACATGGCGGCAGCTTGGTCATCACGACAAGCCGATAGGCTGTCTCAATGTTGCTGGATATTTCGACCTATTTTTATCGTTCCTCGAGACTGCTGTGGATGAAGGCTTCATCAGTTCAAGCGCAAAGAAAATGCTGATAACTGCAAGGACACCGGCTGAGCTGCTCGATGAAATGGAGAAGTCTACCAAAAATCTGCGAGAATCTCGTCGTGCCTTGGTGAAAAATTGA
- the CLPP3 gene encoding predicted protein (ATP-dependent Clp protease proteolytic subunit, plastid precursor), giving the protein RRSSFMRGSSPARFKSNRVLHISAVIPSLQGDASTQAPPDLPSFIFKERIVYLGMTLVPSVTELILAELLYLQYEDKTKPIYLYINSTGTSKEGQKYGYDTEAFAIYDTIKYVNSPVHTVAVGTAWGEAAMLLASGEKGNRAALPSASIMIKQPIDAFRGQATDLEIQRKEMRNTKKQTLELLSKGINKPIEELEKDINRPKYFNPWEAVDYGLIDKLPNKYGLFRTFYKVFIPFLLHVLLQARARLHSLVAIWNLGAFLPSRGKKALHNRLSRLQLILKNARHIYPRA; this is encoded by the exons CGTCGGTCTTCTTTTATGCGTGGCAGTTCACCGGCGAGATTTAAGTCCAACCGAGTGCTTCACATCAGCGCA GTGATTCCGAGTCTCCAAGGAGATGCGTCAACCCAGGCACCTCCGGATCTTCCCTCATTCATATTCAAAGAACGTATCGTTTACCTG GGGATGACACTTGTACCCTCAGTGACTGAGCTCATACTCGCCGAACTCCTGTATCTCCAATACGAAGACAAGACAAAACCCATATATCTTTACATAAACTCCACTGGAACATCGAAG GAGGGGCAGAAATATGGATATGATACTGAAGCATTTGCCATATATGATACCATCAAATATGTCAACTCTCCAGTCCACACGGTGGCAGTCGGCACAGCTTGGGGTGAGGCTGCGATGTTGCTCGCGTCAGGGGAAAAG GGAAATCGGGCTGCACTACCTTCCGCGAGCATCATGATCAAGCAGCCCATCGACGCATTCAGAGGACAG GCAACAGACCTTGAAATTCAACGAAAAGAAATGCGCAATACCAAGAAGCAGACG CTCGAACTTCTATCCAAGGGAATCAACAAACCCATAGAGGAGCTTGAAAAGGATATAAATCGTCCGAAGTATTTTAATCCTTGGGAAGCTGTCGATTACGGCTTGATTGACAAG TTGCCCAACAAATATGGTCTTTTCAGGACGTTTTACAAAGTATTCATACCTTTCCTTCTCCATGTTTTGCTTCAGGCACGCGCGAGACTTCATAGCCTAGTAGCCATTTGGAACCTTGGAGCATTCCTGCCTTCCCGGGGGAAAAAAGCTTTGCACAACAGGTTGTCGCGTTTGCAGTTGATTTTAAAAAATGCAAGGCATATTTATCCTCGCGCTTAA
- a CDS encoding predicted protein — protein sequence MRDAVLGVSTSTSQRVNELTIYRESAGILDFRQLWTPRRYYYYYYYYYYYYYYYYYYYYYYYYYYYYYRMGGLTQE from the coding sequence ATGCGAGACGCTGTTTTAGGAGTGTCAAcgtcaacgagtcaacgagTTAACGAGTTAACGATTTATAGGGAGTCAGCtggtattctggatttcaggcagctgtggacaccccggagatactactactactactactactactactactactactactactactactactactactactactactactactactactactactaccgTATGGGAGGATTAACTCAAGAATGA
- a CDS encoding predicted protein: MHSPIREAIIWPTLHAEDARALGAKFPRGVLVHGPPGVGKTSISLIAATDVGASVHALNAGDIFGPYVGDTEARMRAAFRSAQRDAKRGRPSFIMLDEIDTLCPARVISRDSAPHGSRHVTQLLTLMDCGLSSERNYKNDKPGDSYPLVLATTNRPDVLDAALRRPGRFDIEVEIKLPCAVEREIILRQYTQLLLMGSDVCLKTIAERTQGYSGADLSALCREAAMLAISRRNTDKPFESITASDVSVSDGDFSEACRRMRASLIRGVDVDLNPVKWEDIGGLDDVKEQLQKTVEWPLLHADAFLRLGLSPPRGVLLYGPPGCAKTTLARAAATASGATIISLSAADVFSKYVGEGEVLLRDTFSRAQRLAPAIILLDEIDGMVGSRGSDHASNNSEIGARILSVLLTEMDGLDQSKAGIVLATTNRVKSVDPALMRPGRLDVKINIPKPGETARFALLRACSRNVPLDDDVDLFAIASRAKVFTGAELSNVVREAAITALRENIHAKSVAQRHLEAALVAMIP, translated from the coding sequence ATGCATTCGCCAATAAGAGAAGCTATCATTTGGCCAACCCTCCACGCAGAAGACGCGCGGGCTCTTGGTGCCAAGTTTCCCCGCGGTGTGCTTGTTCACGGACCTCCCGGTGTCGGGAAAACTTCAATTTCTCTGATTGCAGCGACTGATGTTGGTGCTTCTGTACATGCACTCAACGCAGGGGATATTTTCGGCCCATATGTTGGCGACACAGAGGCTAGGATGAGAGCTGCTTTCAGGAGTGCTCAGCGAGACGCAAAGCGCGGCAGGCCATCATTTATCATGCTAGATGAGATAGATACCTTGTGCCCTGCTCGCGTAATTTCAAGGGACAGTGCTCCGCATGGGTCGAGGCACGTGACTCAGCTTCTAACACTCATGGATTGCGGACTTTCCTCTGAAAGGAATTATAAAAATGACAAACCAGGAGATTCCTACCCCCTTGTGTTGGCAACTACGAACCGCCCAGACGTGCTTGATGCTGCACTTCGGCGTCCAGGTCGGTTTGATATCGAAGTTGAAATTAAGTTGCCCTGTGCTGTAGAGCGTGAAATAATCTTGAGGCAATATACTCAACTGCTGCTTATGGGGTCTGATGTCTGCCTCAAAACTATTGCGGAGCGAACCCAAGGATATTCTGGAGCGGATCTTTCAGCCTTGTGCCGGGAAGCTGCAATGCTGGCGATAAGCCGCCGTAATACGGACAAACCGTTCGAGTCAATCACGGCATCTGATGTTTCAGTGTCTGATGGTGATTTTTCAGAAGCATGCAGAAGAATGCGTGCTTCGCTGATCCGTGGTGTGGATGTTGACTTGAACCCTGTAAAGTGGGAGGACATTGGTGGCCTGGATGATGTCAAGGAACAATTGCAGAAGACGGTAGAATGGCCCTTGCTGCATGCTGATGCATTTCTGCGGCTAGGTTTATCTCCTCCGCGTGGTGTTTTACTCTACGGTCCACCAGGTTGTGCAAAGACCACTCTGGCCCGCGCAGCTGCAACTGCATCTGGAGCGACCATTATTTCACTTTCGGCCGCGGATGTGTTCAGCAAGTATGTGGGTGAAGGAGAAGTTTTATTGCGCGACACTTTTTCGCGCGCGCAGCGCTTGGCCCCGGCTATCATTTTGCTCGATGAAATAGATGGGATGGTTGGATCCCGTGGTTCAGATCATGCATCCAATAATAGCGAAATCGGAGCACGTATCTTGTCCGTACTGCTGACAGAAATGGATGGTTTAGATCAGTCAAAAGCGGGAATCGTGCTGGCCACTACCAATCGCGTAAAGTCGGTTGATCCTGCACTCATGCGCCCGGGGCGCCTGGATGTTAAAATAAATATACCAAAACCTGGTGAAACTGCCCGCTTTGCTTTGCTGCGTGCGTGCTCAAGAAACGTCCCACTGGATGATGACGTCGACCTTTTTGCGATCGCATCCCGCGCGAAAGTATTCACTGGCGCCGAACTCTCCAATGTAGTTCGCGAGGCTGCAATAACAGCTCTGAGAGAGAACATACATGCGAAAAGTGTTGCACAGCGTCACCTTGAGGCAGCACTTGTAGCGATGATTCCGTGA
- a CDS encoding type II secretory pathway family (preprotein translocase Sec61 beta subunit), with product LGGLRRRNAGSRVSGSSGGAVNSMSMLRYYADDSPGLKITPVVVLLMSVCFIAFVTVLHAVAKIYQFRSS from the exons TTAGGCGGTCTCAGGCGTAGAAATGCTGGCAGCCGCGTAAGCGGaagcagcggcggcgccgtgaacTCAATGTCGATGCTTCGTTACTATGCGGATGATTCCCCGGGGCTAAAGATTACCCCG GTCGTTGTACTGCTCATGAGCGTTTGTTTCATTGCCTTTGTCACTGTGCTTCATGCTGTTGCAAAAATCTATCAGTTTCGGAGCTCTTGA
- a CDS encoding predicted protein — MGHPEYPRRTKHPKWRNEKLRISFSRLAVHDADFVHKYSHSRALCGSESSASDDQSAGPRRAEPSKNWAELSNLSSTMMGGRGMRNLKSEKELLAVKALAKVRLSAKGRSPHERRTSSFQAAPIDCSTAASVFCPSDLPYGASKRGSQGQRFSTCLATSGSDMHKFVDALDRTRCSLDKNSAHNPTELIPGPSISGANMGIREWDSMIDWKMMEHQDYETLPDDQFEKLSDKLHIKENWRPTVSYLLSLGLSTSELEKVLVNCEELFRRPVATIMTRVDYLQNDVGFGYPELRKLIDKEPKILLQRNRHSVARCRYLTDLGIPCESLPKLLRRQPQILQLSVAKGLAPRVNYFKKSLLIPETDIAKLIQRNPAVLTFSIENQMKPRIEYFKNLGIPQHGVVKMIVKHPHLLHYSFEGLEEHINFLFSIGMSEEDVVHTVTRLSQIFSLSVEESLRPKFRYLTEELGGDVKTCVKFPAYFSLSLDQRIRPRHTYMQRLNCAPDPFPMKYLSENDKAFAGRARRSLDDYASYKVRQFFPPRPIKILQRCPFPC; from the coding sequence ATGGGCCATCCGGAATATCCAAGGCGCACGAAACACCCGAAATGGCGGAATGAGAAGTTGAGAATTTCTTTTTCGAGACTTGCAGTGCACGATGCCGATTTTGTTCACAAGTATTCTCATAGCCGCGCATTGTGTGGCAGCGaatcgtccgcgagcgaTGATCAATCCGCGGGGCCCAGACGTGCAGAACCTTCAAAAAACTGGGCAGAGTTGTCAAATTTATCGTCCACTATGATGGGCGGCAGGGGGATGAGGAATTTAAAGTCAGAGAAGGAGCTGTTGGCTGTCAAGGCTTTGGCAAAGGTAAGGCTCTCAGCTAAAGGCCGGTCACCGCACGagaggaggacgtcgtcaTTCCAGGCAGCGCCAATCGACTGCTCTACAGCGGCGTCTGTTTTCTGTCCATCTGATCTGCCTTATGGGGCTTCCAAAAGGGGTTCGCAGGGACAAAGATTTTCTACATGTTTGGCTACTTCTGGTTCTGACATGCACAAGTTTGTTGACGCGTTGGACCGTACACGTTGTTCATTAGATAAGAACTCTGCTCATAACCCGACCGAGCTCATTCCCGGGCCTTCTATTTCAGGCGCAAATATGGGCATCAGAGAATGGGACTCGATGATCGATTGGAAGATGATGGAACACCAGGATTATGAGACCCTTCCTGACGATCAATTTGAAAAGTTATCAGACAAGTTGCATATCAAAGAAAACTGGCGGCCGACAGTTAGCTACTTACTTAGCCTCGGTCTCAGCACTAGCGAGCTGGAGAAGGTTCTTGTCAACTGCGAAGAGCTTTTCAGAAGACCCGTTGCTACAATCATGACGAGGGTGGACTACCTTCAAAATGATGTCGGGTTTGGATATCCTGAGTTGCGTAAGCTTATAGACAAGGAACCAAAAATTCTTTTGCAACGGAATCGCCATTCAGTAGCCCGATGTCGATACCTCACTGATCTTGGCATCCCATGTGAGAGTCTACCCAAGCTTCTGCGGAGACAACCACAAATCTTACAATTATCTGTTGCAAAAGGACTGGCGCCGCGTGTCAATTACTTCAAGAAATCGTTGCTGATTCCCGAGACAGACATTGCAAAGCTCATACAACGAAATCCTGCTGTTTTGACGTTTTCTATTGAAAATCAAATGAAGCCAAGGATTGAATATTTTAAGAACCTTGGCATTCCTCAGCATGGAGTTGTGAAGATGATCGTGAAACATCCCCACTTGTTGCATTATAGTTTTGAAGGCCTGGAAGAGCACATTAATTTTCTTTTCTCTATTGGAatgagcgaggaggacgtggtACATACCGTAACAAGGCTGTCGCAAATATTCTCTCTCAGTGTCGAAGAATCACTAAGGCCTAAGTTTCGATATCTTACCGAAGAGCTAGGAGGCGATGTGAAGACCTGCGTCAAATTTCCAGCTTACTTCTCTCTTTCCCTCGACCAACGAATTCGGCCGAGGCACACGTACATGCAGCGCTTAAATTGCGCTCCAGATCCATTCCCGATGAAGTATCTCAGCGAAAATGATAAGGCATTCGCAGGGAGGGCGCGAAGGAGCCTGGACGACTATGCCAGCTACAAAGTAAGGCAGTTCTTCCCACCTAGACCCATAAAGATTTTACAGAGGTGCCCCTTTCCCTGTTAA
- a CDS encoding predicted protein, whose amino-acid sequence MSAIGALRDKISLEANDLHSMQRDLSRNVSSRRQFSHQYSENDLVHKELERLDNDAKVYKLIGPALIRQDKVEAISNVAKRMGFIEHETSRLDKAIKGLESKQDGKQKVVAELQKKLQHMHAYEQS is encoded by the exons ATGTCAGCCATAGGAGCATTACGCGACAAAATATCACTTGAGGCCAATGATTTACATTCCATGCAGAgag ACTTGAGTAGAAATGTGAGTAGTCGACGCCAATTTTCGCACCAGTACAGCGAAAATGATCTCGTGCACAAG GAGCTCGAAAGGCTTGATAATGATGCAAAGGTTTACAAGCTCATTGGACCTGCATTGATCAGGCAGGATAAAGTTGAGGCGATAAGTAATGTCGCTAAGCGCATGGGTTTCATCGAGCACGAGAC GAGTCGTTTGGACAAGGCGATAAAAGGGTTAGAGAGTAAACAAGATGGCAAGCAAAAAGTG GTTGCCGAACTGCAAAAGAAGCTGCAACATATGCATGCTTATGAACAGAGCTAG